Proteins from a genomic interval of Rosa chinensis cultivar Old Blush chromosome 2, RchiOBHm-V2, whole genome shotgun sequence:
- the LOC112187508 gene encoding uncharacterized protein LOC112187508 encodes MVIWMKQGKSKSQTLNIKDKIMLTGKRLQLQVGPIVGLDQYVNYFKIQLRIQQRIKSAELRMLTEEQENELPNFTPFIQLMSPLL; translated from the exons ATGGTGATTTGGATGAAGCAAGGAAAgagcaaaagtcaaactttgAACATCAAAGACAAGATAATGTTGACTGGCAAGAGACTCCAGTTGCAG GTTGGACCTATTGTTGGACTTGATCAATATGTCAACTACTTCAAAATTCA GCTGAGGATACAACAGAGGATTAAAAGCGCAGAGCTCAGGATGTTAACCGAGGAGCAAGAAAATGAACTTCCAAACTTTACACCATTCATTCAATTGATGTCTCCCTTG TTGTAG